The genomic window TGGCACCAGACTCTGGCACTTTACGCTCAGTCAAGGtttgcttcttggctttggcacATGCTCATCATACATGACGGCTGTAACAGTTGCTCCGACTTGGTTCACGACGCATCGAGGCTTGGCCATGGGAATCATCCTCTCCGGCACTGGCGTGGGAGGTCTTGTTTGGGCACCGGCCCTTAAAGCATGCAACGATCAAATCGGCTTCCGAAACACCCTCCGACTTACGGGAGGTGTCTCATCCTTCCTCGTCACGGCTGCAAGTTTTTCCATGGCCTGGGAACCAAGAACCAGGGCTCAACTTCAAGTGGTTAATGCAGCCCGCGTCAGTCGTGCCGATGGAATCTTTAACGTTCCCCTCGTCGATCTCCGAGTCGCAAAATCGCAGAGATTCCTAGCTCAGGCCCTCAGCGCCATCTTCCAAGCCGCTGCATATTACACTccagtcttcttctttgcatCCTACGCTGCCACTCTTGGATACAGCACTACAGCAGGCGCAAACTTTATCGCAATCAGCAACGCATGCAACGCCGTCGGAAAGATTGTCATCGGCCACGCAGCTGATCGCATCGGGCGACTCAACTCACTCTTCATGACCACCCTTCTGAGTGCCGTAGTCACTCTGGGCTTTTGGCTGCCCTCGACATTACATGGCCAAGCCTCAAGCTCCCAAAACCTCTTCATCACGTTCACCATCTTCTACGGCATTTTTGCCAGCGCTTacatctccctcttccccgCCAGCCTAGTAGAGCTCTTCGGTCCGCAAAACTTTGCTTCTGTCAATGGCGTGCTGTACATGGTTCGTGGCATGGCCACCATGATCGGCACTCCCGTAGGCGGTGTTCTCATCCGGACCTCAAGCACTAACATTGGGCCCAAGGCATATGAACGAATGTCGATACTGGTTGGAACACTGATGTGTGCCGCCACTGTTGCCGTCCTTTGGGTGAGACTGGAGGCCATGGTTGGAACCGACGGCAAGCGGAGGTGGAAGTGGAAGCTGTAAGCAAAGGATTCTCCCAAGGCAGATATCGCTAGGGACTTGGTCAAATTCTCCAAGTTCGGACACCCTGTGATTGACACTTTGTCCGGGTGAGAACAACGAAGACCAGCCATAGTGATCTCCGTTTTCCTCACATTACCAGCTGGTATTGATCCAGATTCAAGTCACCAAAGTAAAAGCGGGTATGAGTCATCTTTATTCTAGGCAAATAGGGCATCATCGCTGAAAGAATTCAAAGCAAGCCATATGATTCTCATGTATTTATCTA from Fusarium keratoplasticum isolate Fu6.1 chromosome 10, whole genome shotgun sequence includes these protein-coding regions:
- a CDS encoding MFS domain-containing protein is translated as MASSRMMASNDVQSPDSNALRLEENLEQAPSNADHAVSTNEFDIPKWKSIVMVISSFTIVFTCCGLNFAFGVYQALYEAMALKPDTPFTGASPAQIDLIGTLSISLMTMGAPFIVAWAKRFSPHRVSFVGGIVFGLSLILASFGTRLWHFTLSQGLLLGFGTCSSYMTAVTVAPTWFTTHRGLAMGIILSGTGVGGLVWAPALKACNDQIGFRNTLRLTGGVSSFLVTAASFSMAWEPRTRAQLQVVNAARVSRADGIFNVPLVDLRVAKSQRFLAQALSAIFQAAAYYTPVFFFASYAATLGYSTTAGANFIAISNACNAVGKIVIGHAADRIGRLNSLFMTTLLSAVVTLGFWLPSTLHGQASSSQNLFITFTIFYGIFASAYISLFPASLVELFGPQNFASVNGVLYMVRGMATMIGTPVGGVLIRTSSTNIGPKAYERMSILVGTLMCAATVAVLWVRLEAMVGTDGKRRWKWKL